One Succinispira mobilis DSM 6222 genomic window carries:
- a CDS encoding YerC/YecD family TrpR-related protein encodes MDSRLKDELIDQLFKSILLLKNVEECYKFFEDVGTVGELKSLAQRLQVAKMLQEGYIYEEIIRQTGASTATISRVKRCLNYGADGYKLVLERLKDS; translated from the coding sequence ATGGATAGTAGATTAAAAGATGAATTAATAGATCAGCTTTTTAAAAGTATTTTACTTTTAAAAAATGTAGAAGAGTGCTATAAATTTTTTGAAGATGTTGGTACGGTAGGAGAATTAAAATCTCTAGCGCAACGCTTGCAAGTAGCCAAAATGCTACAAGAAGGCTATATTTACGAAGAAATAATAAGGCAAACTGGCGCCAGTACAGCGACAATTTCCAGAGTTAAGCGCTGTTTAAATTATGGTGCAGATGGTTATAAGTTAGTATTAGAACGCCTTAAAGATTCATAA
- a CDS encoding methionine ABC transporter permease — protein MPEELIQLLLESLAETCYMVAISTFLSTMFGAPLGIILTVTDKGHILENKAFNNILGNIVNATRSVPFIILMVAIIPLTRMIVGTSIGTTAAIVPLTISATPFIARIIEGALKEVQYGVIEAAQAMGATPLQIIIKVLIPEAMPAIILGITLAIISLIGYSAMAGALGGGGLGDLAIRYGYQRFRIDIMIITVLILIVQVQLVQSCGDYLAKKFNKNKL, from the coding sequence ATGCCAGAAGAACTAATACAGCTACTGCTTGAATCTTTAGCAGAAACATGTTACATGGTTGCAATATCTACATTCTTATCAACTATGTTTGGAGCACCCTTGGGAATCATTTTAACTGTTACAGATAAAGGGCATATTTTAGAAAATAAAGCATTTAATAATATTTTAGGAAATATAGTTAATGCGACTCGCTCGGTTCCTTTTATAATCTTAATGGTAGCAATTATTCCACTAACTCGAATGATAGTTGGCACTTCTATCGGAACTACAGCGGCAATAGTCCCCTTAACCATATCTGCAACGCCCTTTATTGCTAGAATAATAGAGGGCGCTTTAAAAGAGGTACAATATGGAGTTATTGAAGCAGCTCAAGCTATGGGAGCAACACCATTACAAATAATTATCAAAGTGTTAATTCCTGAAGCAATGCCGGCTATTATTTTGGGGATTACTTTAGCGATTATTAGTCTAATCGGCTACTCTGCAATGGCTGGTGCTTTAGGTGGCGGCGGTTTAGGTGACCTGGCAATAAGATACGGTTATCAACGTTTCCGTATAGATATTATGATTATCACGGTTTTGATTTTAATTGTTCAAGTCCAATTAGTACAATCTTGTGGTGATTATTTAGCAAAAAAATTCAATAAAAATAAATTATAA
- the thiE gene encoding thiamine phosphate synthase: protein MDKIDYSLYLVTDSNLFVDDTALLFATEQALKSGVTLVQLREKNLTSIEFYRLAIKMRDLTAKYSRPLIINDRLDIALATAADGVHLGQSDLPADATRKIVSKDFIIGVSAKTLEQALIAEAAGADYLGVGAIFPTTTKVITKPTSIATLKNIVQTVKIPVVAIGGINVANLDSLIASEISGIAVVSAILTAKNIGQTVTQLKSKVALIKNNL from the coding sequence TTGGATAAAATAGACTATAGCTTGTACTTAGTAACAGATAGCAATCTATTTGTTGATGATACTGCTTTGCTTTTTGCAACAGAGCAAGCACTTAAATCTGGTGTAACTTTAGTACAGTTACGCGAGAAAAATTTAACAAGTATAGAATTTTATAGATTAGCTATTAAAATGCGAGATTTAACTGCTAAATATAGCCGGCCTTTAATAATTAATGATCGCCTGGATATAGCGTTAGCAACTGCTGCAGATGGGGTTCACTTGGGACAAAGCGATTTACCGGCAGATGCAACTAGGAAAATTGTCTCTAAAGATTTTATAATTGGAGTTTCAGCAAAAACTCTAGAACAAGCATTAATAGCAGAAGCTGCCGGAGCTGATTATTTAGGAGTTGGGGCTATTTTTCCTACAACTACCAAAGTAATCACTAAACCAACGTCGATTGCTACTTTAAAAAACATTGTTCAGACTGTGAAAATTCCTGTTGTTGCAATCGGCGGAATAAATGTTGCAAATCTGGATAGTTTAATAGCGAGCGAAATTTCTGGAATTGCAGTTGTTTCAGCTATTTTGACTGCGAAAAATATTGGGCAAACAGTAACCCAACTGAAAAGTAAAGTAGCACTAATAAAAAACAATCTCTAA
- a CDS encoding methionine ABC transporter ATP-binding protein: MIKIKNLKKTYESKSGNIYALKDISLEIKKGEIFGIIGQSGAGKSTLIRCINRLEEPTSGNVVVAGQDITQLSEFELRKARYEIGMIFQHFNLLASRTIYENVAFPLEIQGVSKREIEERVKPLLELVGLGERANYYPSQLSGGQKQRVGIARALASNPKVLLCDEATSALDPQTTKSILELLKDINKKFNLTIVLITHEMQVIKEICDKVAVIEGGTIIEQGEILEVFTNPQQQTTKEFISVINNQELPAVVKHLKLSPTPIENGNLILRLAFIGSSTEEPIISGIIRRFDVNTSILYGNIDYIKDVPYGTLVVELAGEGTNIQKALIYLKEQNLKTEVVGYARRTNTATA; the protein is encoded by the coding sequence TTGATTAAGATTAAAAATTTAAAAAAGACTTATGAAAGCAAATCAGGCAATATTTATGCTCTTAAAGATATTTCCCTGGAAATAAAGAAAGGTGAAATATTTGGAATTATAGGTCAAAGTGGTGCGGGAAAGAGCACATTAATCAGATGCATCAACAGGTTAGAAGAACCAACATCGGGGAATGTAGTGGTTGCTGGACAAGATATTACCCAACTCAGTGAGTTCGAATTACGCAAAGCTCGATATGAAATAGGAATGATTTTTCAGCATTTCAACTTACTAGCTTCACGAACTATCTATGAAAATGTTGCTTTCCCTTTAGAAATACAAGGTGTAAGCAAAAGAGAAATTGAAGAAAGAGTCAAGCCGCTCTTAGAACTAGTTGGTTTGGGGGAAAGGGCTAACTATTACCCTTCGCAACTCTCCGGTGGTCAAAAACAACGGGTTGGTATAGCAAGAGCTTTAGCTTCTAATCCGAAAGTTTTATTGTGTGATGAAGCTACTTCAGCATTGGATCCACAGACAACAAAATCAATTTTAGAGCTCTTAAAAGACATTAACAAGAAATTTAATTTAACCATTGTGCTAATAACTCATGAAATGCAAGTAATTAAGGAAATTTGTGATAAGGTAGCAGTGATTGAGGGAGGAACAATTATTGAACAGGGTGAAATACTTGAAGTTTTTACTAACCCACAACAACAAACTACTAAAGAATTTATTAGTGTAATTAATAATCAAGAATTACCTGCAGTTGTTAAGCATTTAAAATTATCGCCTACACCAATCGAAAATGGCAATTTAATTTTGCGCTTAGCTTTTATCGGCTCATCTACTGAAGAACCGATAATCTCTGGAATAATCCGTCGTTTTGATGTCAATACAAGTATTTTATATGGTAATATTGATTATATCAAAGACGTTCCCTATGGAACACTTGTGGTTGAACTTGCTGGTGAAGGAACTAATATACAAAAAGCCCTAATTTATTTGAAAGAACAAAACTTGAAAACGGAGGTAGTTGGTTATGCCAGAAGAACTAATACAGCTACTGCTTGA
- the htpG gene encoding molecular chaperone HtpG — MSTTYEFQAETKRMLQLMINSIYTNREIFLRELISNASDAIDKLRFAALTETNLVPEDANYEIFLVPDQKNKALTISDNGIGMTQEELIANIGTIAKSGTKEFIDKLQNHEHLNATELIGQFGVGFYSAFMVADKITLLTKKAGTDLAFKWESTGDGKYNIEPASKESCGTTITLHLKEEHTLDSNNEQNYLNQQTLQTLVKKYSDYIRFPIKMLFDIPVQESDSVETKQELKILNSMAPLWTKNKNDIKPDEYNQLYKHLFLDWQDPLDVIHTRAEGVFEYITLLYIPEHAPYDFYQKEHTTGIKLYSKNVFIMDDCRELLPEYLRFVKGIIDTPDVSLNISREILQQNQTLKKIGKNLEKTILKNLEVMLKNSRDKYLKFFKEFGKAIKHGIYADYSSHEKLRELLLFPSSRSVTEDSLITLAEYVANMKPEQDVIYYATGKDRQAIDSLPQIEVLKEKGLEILYFLDRVDEFAIDMLAEYAGKKFQSISRGQLDLSKFETEQDKASQDKLINENKDLLEAIKNALTEKVDEVRISNRLKSSPVCLISSDSGISISMEQILADVQDSKIKATKILELNPNHEIFKTLKRTFEVDAQSEQFVDYCKLLYGQATLLEGLTVENPVDFAKLIAKLMK; from the coding sequence GTGTCAACTACTTATGAATTTCAAGCTGAAACAAAAAGAATGTTGCAATTAATGATTAATTCTATTTACACCAATCGTGAGATTTTCCTCAGAGAATTAATATCTAACGCCTCCGATGCTATTGATAAGCTTAGATTTGCAGCATTAACGGAGACTAATTTAGTTCCGGAGGATGCTAATTATGAGATATTCTTAGTCCCAGATCAAAAAAACAAAGCCCTTACTATTAGCGATAACGGCATTGGAATGACCCAAGAAGAATTAATTGCGAATATTGGTACAATAGCCAAATCGGGAACCAAAGAATTTATTGACAAATTGCAAAATCATGAACATCTTAATGCGACTGAATTAATCGGGCAATTTGGGGTTGGTTTTTATTCTGCATTTATGGTTGCAGATAAAATTACGCTTTTAACTAAAAAAGCTGGAACCGATTTAGCCTTTAAATGGGAATCAACTGGCGATGGCAAATATAATATTGAACCAGCTAGTAAAGAGAGTTGCGGAACAACTATCACTTTACATTTAAAAGAAGAACATACGTTAGATAGTAACAACGAACAAAATTATCTCAATCAACAAACTTTGCAAACTTTAGTAAAAAAATACTCTGATTATATTCGCTTTCCAATAAAAATGTTGTTTGACATCCCTGTTCAAGAATCTGATTCAGTTGAAACTAAACAGGAATTAAAAATACTAAATTCGATGGCACCTTTATGGACTAAAAATAAAAATGATATAAAACCGGATGAGTATAACCAGCTTTATAAACATCTTTTTTTAGATTGGCAAGATCCTTTGGATGTAATTCATACTCGGGCTGAGGGGGTTTTTGAATATATAACTTTACTATATATTCCAGAACATGCCCCATATGATTTTTATCAAAAAGAACATACTACTGGCATAAAATTATATTCTAAGAATGTTTTTATTATGGATGATTGTCGAGAACTTTTGCCAGAATACCTACGTTTTGTAAAAGGTATAATTGATACTCCAGATGTTTCATTAAACATTTCTAGAGAAATTTTACAACAAAATCAGACTTTGAAGAAAATCGGAAAAAATTTGGAAAAAACAATTTTAAAAAATCTAGAGGTCATGCTAAAAAATTCACGGGATAAGTATCTTAAATTTTTCAAAGAATTTGGCAAAGCTATTAAGCATGGAATTTATGCAGACTATTCTAGTCACGAAAAATTAAGAGAACTTCTTCTATTTCCTAGTTCGAGAAGTGTCACTGAAGACTCGTTGATCACTTTAGCTGAATATGTGGCTAATATGAAACCAGAACAAGATGTTATCTATTATGCTACTGGAAAAGATCGCCAAGCAATTGACAGTTTACCACAAATTGAAGTTTTAAAAGAAAAGGGCTTAGAGATATTGTATTTCTTAGATCGAGTAGATGAATTTGCAATTGACATGCTTGCTGAATATGCTGGTAAAAAGTTTCAGTCTATAAGCCGCGGTCAATTGGATCTTTCAAAATTTGAAACAGAACAAGATAAAGCTAGTCAAGACAAACTTATTAATGAAAATAAAGATTTATTAGAAGCAATAAAAAATGCTCTAACAGAAAAAGTTGATGAAGTTAGAATTAGCAATCGTCTAAAATCAAGTCCTGTTTGCCTTATTAGTTCTGATTCGGGTATTAGCATTTCGATGGAACAAATTTTGGCTGATGTTCAAGATAGCAAAATAAAAGCTACAAAAATTTTAGAATTAAATCCTAACCATGAAATATTTAAGACTTTAAAAAGAACCTTTGAAGTTGATGCGCAATCAGAACAATTCGTAGATTATTGCAAATTACTTTATGGACAAGCAACATTATTAGAAGGGTTAACGGTAGAAAATCCCGTAGATTTTGCTAAATTAATAGCAAAGTTAATGAAGTAA
- the thiM gene encoding hydroxyethylthiazole kinase, with the protein MFLGNSTYKFAEIKELVDKSKPLVHCLTNNIVINDTANIILAVGASPIMAENPAEVFEIVSQADSLLINIGNINESRIESIFIAGLAAKQSGVPIVFDPVGVACSKFRIELAERIIHELQPQIIKGNMSEIKKLALMESQSRGVDVALCDTINSSTIEVNLHIVSKLAEKHNCTVVATGMHDLIANSTEQYVLSNGSKLLESVTGTGCICGALISVYASTREYTAASLLAISILNIAAELAEHDVRRDNLGIGSFKIKLFDYISKITLDTINSRRKINWIK; encoded by the coding sequence ATGTTTTTGGGAAATTCTACTTATAAATTCGCTGAAATAAAAGAGCTAGTTGATAAATCAAAACCTCTAGTCCATTGCTTGACTAACAATATTGTAATTAATGATACAGCTAATATCATCTTAGCTGTAGGCGCTAGTCCCATTATGGCTGAAAATCCAGCAGAAGTATTCGAAATTGTTAGCCAAGCAGACTCTTTACTAATTAATATTGGTAATATCAACGAAAGTCGTATAGAGAGCATTTTTATTGCTGGTTTAGCGGCCAAACAAAGTGGAGTTCCTATTGTTTTTGATCCAGTAGGTGTCGCTTGTAGTAAATTTCGCATTGAACTAGCAGAAAGAATCATTCATGAACTACAACCTCAGATTATTAAAGGAAATATGTCCGAAATAAAAAAATTAGCTCTAATGGAATCGCAAAGTCGCGGCGTAGACGTTGCCTTATGCGATACTATAAATTCATCTACAATTGAAGTTAACCTACATATAGTTTCAAAACTTGCCGAAAAACATAATTGCACTGTTGTAGCTACTGGAATGCATGATCTTATTGCTAACAGTACAGAACAATATGTTCTTTCTAATGGTTCTAAACTCTTAGAATCTGTAACAGGAACTGGCTGCATATGTGGAGCTCTAATAAGTGTTTATGCAAGTACGCGCGAGTATACTGCGGCTAGTTTATTAGCAATATCAATACTAAATATTGCCGCTGAACTGGCAGAACATGATGTAAGGCGTGACAATTTAGGTATTGGTAGCTTTAAAATAAAACTTTTTGATTATATTTCAAAGATAACATTAGATACTATAAATAGTAGGAGGAAAATAAATTGGATAAAATAG
- the ndk gene encoding nucleoside-diphosphate kinase — protein MQKTLVLVKPDGVKKSLIGEVVARFERRGLKVCALKLMQLTEAQAKAHYAEHAEKPFFGELVDFITSGPVAAMVIGGENAIKAVRTMMGTTNPVDAVPGSIRGDYALSIAENIVHGSDSEESAAKEVSNFFKPDEILF, from the coding sequence ATGCAAAAAACTTTAGTACTTGTTAAACCTGATGGTGTAAAAAAATCTTTGATTGGCGAAGTGGTAGCACGTTTTGAACGTCGGGGTTTAAAAGTTTGTGCCTTAAAATTAATGCAATTAACTGAAGCTCAAGCTAAAGCTCATTACGCAGAGCATGCAGAAAAACCATTTTTTGGTGAATTGGTAGATTTTATTACTTCTGGACCAGTAGCAGCGATGGTAATTGGTGGCGAAAACGCTATTAAGGCTGTACGTACTATGATGGGAACTACTAATCCGGTTGATGCTGTCCCTGGATCTATCCGTGGCGATTATGCTCTTTCTATTGCTGAAAACATAGTTCATGGATCAGATAGTGAAGAAAGTGCTGCAAAAGAAGTATCAAACTTCTTTAAACCAGATGAGATTTTATTTTAA
- a CDS encoding cob(I)yrinic acid a,c-diamide adenosyltransferase, whose protein sequence is MKVYTKTGDKGTTSLLSGERVEKDTLRVDAYGTVDELDSVLGMARAFVKREDVRETIYSLQKLLGMLMADVASLKLEQPYITTEHVNILEQTIDKFDALLQPLTKFLVPGDTQGAAMLDLARTVTRRAERRLITLSKQEAVNHNVLVCLNRISDLCFILARVEVEVK, encoded by the coding sequence ATGAAGGTTTATACAAAAACGGGTGATAAAGGTACGACCAGTCTATTAAGTGGTGAGCGTGTAGAAAAAGATACTTTGCGTGTTGATGCTTATGGAACTGTGGACGAACTAGATTCTGTTTTAGGTATGGCTAGAGCTTTTGTAAAACGTGAAGATGTGCGTGAAACTATTTATAGCTTACAAAAACTTTTGGGAATGCTAATGGCTGATGTTGCTAGTTTAAAGCTAGAGCAGCCATATATTACTACTGAACATGTAAATATTTTAGAACAAACCATCGATAAATTTGATGCATTACTACAGCCTCTAACGAAGTTTTTAGTGCCAGGAGATACACAAGGAGCGGCAATGTTAGATTTAGCAAGAACTGTAACCCGCAGAGCAGAAAGACGTTTAATAACTCTTTCAAAACAAGAAGCGGTTAATCATAATGTGCTTGTTTGTCTAAATCGCATATCTGATCTTTGCTTTATTCTTGCACGTGTAGAAGTTGAAGTAAAATAA
- a CDS encoding peptide chain release factor 3: MTELINEVNRRRTFAIISHPDAGKTTLTEKLLLYGGAIHLAGTVKSRKSQKHAVSDWMEIEKQRGISVTSSVLQFDYSGFRINILDTPGHQDFSEDTYRTLMAADSAVMLIDIAKGVEEQTKKLFWVCKKRKLPIFTFVNKIDRFGRTPFDLMDELEKVLTINAYPVTWPIGIEGNYIGIYNRLTKEVELFATDNRRGQKQLLSTKGSLEDVKMKDLIGPEYYENLLAEIELLDMAGDSFDVEKIKAGELTPMFFGSAMTNFGVQAFLDKFLELSQPPLPRVTKNGFIEPTDENFSAFIFKIQANMNPAHRDRIAFMRICSGKFEKGMSVYHVQSGKEIKLSQPQQFLAQERTIVEDAYSGDIIGVFDPGIFGIGDTLCLSKEKLQFEDFPVFPPEQFARVQPKDTMKRKQFVKGMIQLAQEGAVQVFRQPDIGIESFVVGTVGSLQLDVLEYRLKNEYGATLLINNLSYSLSRWILGEKKDIDAIKGIDNGMLLVDTKDRPVILVNNEWSLNWLIERNPNLEFLVVPTDARKI, encoded by the coding sequence ATGACAGAACTAATAAATGAGGTAAATAGACGAAGAACTTTTGCAATTATTTCACATCCTGATGCCGGTAAAACCACCTTGACAGAAAAGCTACTTCTGTACGGAGGCGCGATTCATTTGGCTGGAACTGTAAAATCGCGAAAATCTCAAAAACATGCCGTTTCTGATTGGATGGAGATAGAAAAGCAACGTGGAATTTCAGTCACATCAAGTGTTTTGCAATTTGATTATTCTGGTTTTAGAATTAATATTCTTGACACTCCTGGACATCAAGATTTTAGTGAAGATACTTACCGTACATTAATGGCAGCAGACAGTGCTGTAATGTTAATTGATATTGCAAAAGGTGTGGAAGAACAAACAAAAAAATTATTTTGGGTTTGTAAAAAACGTAAATTACCGATATTCACATTTGTAAACAAAATTGATAGGTTTGGCAGAACACCATTTGATCTAATGGATGAATTGGAGAAAGTACTTACTATAAATGCCTACCCAGTTACTTGGCCAATTGGCATTGAAGGAAATTATATTGGAATATATAATCGCCTTACTAAAGAAGTTGAACTATTTGCAACTGATAATCGGCGCGGACAAAAACAATTACTTTCAACTAAAGGGTCTTTAGAAGATGTAAAGATGAAAGATTTAATTGGACCAGAGTATTATGAGAATTTGCTTGCCGAAATAGAGCTTTTAGATATGGCTGGAGACTCTTTTGATGTTGAGAAAATTAAAGCTGGAGAGCTAACCCCGATGTTTTTCGGCAGTGCAATGACTAATTTTGGTGTTCAAGCATTTTTGGATAAATTTCTCGAACTCTCACAACCGCCATTGCCACGAGTAACAAAAAATGGTTTTATAGAACCAACTGATGAAAACTTTTCTGCATTTATTTTTAAAATCCAAGCAAATATGAATCCAGCACATCGCGATCGTATAGCCTTTATGAGAATTTGCTCAGGAAAATTTGAAAAAGGCATGAGCGTGTATCATGTCCAAAGTGGTAAAGAAATAAAACTTTCGCAACCGCAACAATTTTTAGCGCAAGAACGAACTATAGTTGAAGATGCTTATTCTGGTGATATAATTGGTGTTTTTGATCCGGGAATTTTTGGTATAGGTGATACTTTGTGCTTAAGTAAAGAAAAACTTCAATTTGAAGATTTTCCTGTTTTTCCCCCTGAACAGTTTGCACGTGTCCAACCCAAAGATACAATGAAAAGAAAACAATTTGTTAAAGGCATGATACAGCTGGCGCAGGAAGGTGCTGTTCAAGTATTTCGTCAACCTGACATAGGAATAGAGAGTTTTGTAGTTGGTACAGTTGGCAGTCTTCAACTAGATGTGCTTGAATATCGCTTGAAAAACGAATATGGAGCAACGTTATTAATAAATAATCTTAGCTATAGTCTATCACGTTGGATTTTAGGGGAAAAGAAAGATATCGATGCGATTAAAGGTATTGATAATGGTATGCTTCTCGTAGATACAAAAGACCGTCCGGTTATTTTAGTTAATAACGAATGGAGTCTTAATTGGCTTATCGAAAGAAACCCTAATTTAGAATTTTTAGTAGTTCCAACTGATGCAAGAAAAATATAA
- the thiW gene encoding energy coupling factor transporter S component ThiW, with protein sequence MNVRKFILLSLLVAIGFVLSPILRVPGMAPMQHFINVVTAVLLGPSYAFLGAIAISVLRMMLLGINILALTGSVFGAVLAGLIYRRTTKVWGAVIGEIIGTGIIGAIVSFYAVSFLYGSKEVALFTFVPSFILGTLIGTTVAYVFLEKLLSSDMLENIHKQLER encoded by the coding sequence ATGAATGTACGGAAATTTATTTTACTCTCTTTGTTAGTTGCTATTGGCTTTGTTTTATCACCGATTTTAAGAGTTCCAGGAATGGCTCCCATGCAGCATTTTATCAATGTCGTTACCGCCGTATTGCTTGGTCCGAGCTACGCTTTTTTGGGCGCTATAGCCATATCTGTTTTGCGAATGATGCTTCTAGGTATTAACATTTTGGCTCTTACTGGTTCAGTTTTCGGAGCTGTTTTAGCAGGTCTTATTTATAGACGTACAACTAAAGTTTGGGGTGCTGTTATTGGTGAAATTATTGGCACTGGAATTATTGGCGCGATAGTTTCTTTTTATGCAGTTAGCTTTTTATATGGAAGTAAAGAAGTAGCCTTATTCACTTTTGTACCTTCTTTTATTCTAGGAACGCTTATTGGTACAACAGTTGCCTACGTTTTTCTAGAAAAATTGTTATCTAGTGATATGCTTGAAAATATACATAAACAATTAGAAAGGTAG
- a CDS encoding MetQ/NlpA family ABC transporter substrate-binding protein: protein MKKYFIIFLVLVASLSLTACGNNSSEKKSNAQPLKIGVTAGPHAEIMEVVKKEAEKNGLKITVVEFNDYIQPNVALSQGDIDVNSFQHKPYMDYIVKDRKYDLHSVANTVIFPMGLYSKKITDLKNIPENAVVGIPNDPTNGARGLLLLEKIGLIKLKEGTGIKASPADIIANPKNIKIKELDAAIIPRSLTDLDLAAVNTNYAMPAGLNPAKDALFLEDSNSPYVNIIATSGKTKNDPRVQELIKAYHSPEVKKFIETKYQKSIIAAW from the coding sequence ATGAAAAAATATTTTATAATCTTTTTGGTTTTAGTTGCCAGCCTATCTTTAACAGCTTGCGGAAATAATTCTTCAGAAAAAAAATCCAATGCTCAGCCTTTAAAAATAGGAGTTACAGCTGGACCACATGCTGAAATCATGGAAGTTGTCAAAAAAGAAGCTGAAAAAAACGGTTTAAAAATAACTGTAGTTGAATTCAATGACTATATCCAGCCCAATGTTGCGCTAAGTCAAGGTGATATTGATGTGAATAGTTTTCAACACAAACCATATATGGATTATATAGTTAAAGACCGAAAATATGATTTACACTCTGTAGCTAACACAGTTATTTTCCCGATGGGCTTGTATTCAAAAAAAATAACTGACTTAAAAAACATTCCGGAAAACGCGGTAGTTGGAATACCTAATGACCCTACTAACGGAGCGCGCGGTTTATTGCTTTTAGAAAAAATCGGCTTAATAAAACTAAAAGAAGGAACTGGAATTAAAGCTTCTCCAGCAGATATTATAGCGAATCCCAAAAACATAAAAATTAAAGAATTAGATGCAGCAATAATTCCTCGTTCTTTAACGGACCTAGATCTTGCAGCCGTGAATACCAATTATGCAATGCCAGCTGGTTTGAATCCAGCCAAGGACGCTCTTTTTTTAGAAGACAGTAATTCACCTTATGTAAATATTATAGCTACTAGTGGCAAAACCAAAAACGACCCAAGAGTTCAAGAATTAATAAAAGCTTATCATTCTCCGGAAGTTAAAAAATTTATTGAAACAAAATATCAAAAATCAATTATTGCCGCTTGGTAA